A genomic region of Lycorma delicatula isolate Av1 chromosome 4, ASM4794821v1, whole genome shotgun sequence contains the following coding sequences:
- the LOC142322889 gene encoding uncharacterized protein LOC142322889 isoform X2, whose amino-acid sequence MQLSSTATSGVANMYSFPSHPAQPIIPQEDEIGTSRAVSQLILELESQAVTNKSFTHHNHQIDPCPDTTELCLPASCDGQSENSALDSSIENRMRSGTTETTENSDDTNTLYRSTKF is encoded by the exons ATGCAGTTATCATCAACAGCAACAAGTGGTGTAGCAAATATGTATTCATTTCCTAGTCATCCTGCTCAACCAATCATACCACAAGAAGATGAAATTGGTACATCACGTGCTGTTTCGCAGCTCATTTTGGAACTGGAATCACAAGCTGTCACGAATAAATCTTTCACTCATCACAATCATCAAATTGATCCAT GTCCAGACACAACAGAACTATGCCTCCCTGCAAGTTGTGATGGTCAATCAGAAAATTCTGCCTTAGATTCTTCAATTGAAAATAGAATGCG GTCTGGTACAACCGAAACGACTGAGAATTCAGATGACACAAATACTTTGTATCGttctactaaattttaa
- the LOC142322888 gene encoding alpha-tocopherol transfer protein-like, with amino-acid sequence MRNCPTYVDKIVNMFKMFMKEKMRNRFHIHTSYQTLYNYMPQSILPEEYGGDAKSIHQLQDQ; translated from the exons ATGAGAAATTGCCCAACGTATGttgataaaatagttaatatgttCAAAATGTTCATGAAGGAAAAAATGCGAAATAGG TTCCACATTCATACTTCATACcaaacattatataattatatgccACAGTCAATTTTGCCGGAAGAATATGGAGGTGATGCAAAATCTATTCATCAACTTCAag atcagtag
- the LOC142322889 gene encoding uncharacterized protein LOC142322889 isoform X1: MQLSSTATSGVANMYSFPSHPAQPIIPQEDEIGTSRAVSQLILELESQAVTNKSFTHHNHQIDPSGPDTTELCLPASCDGQSENSALDSSIENRMRSGTTETTENSDDTNTLYRSTKF; encoded by the exons ATGCAGTTATCATCAACAGCAACAAGTGGTGTAGCAAATATGTATTCATTTCCTAGTCATCCTGCTCAACCAATCATACCACAAGAAGATGAAATTGGTACATCACGTGCTGTTTCGCAGCTCATTTTGGAACTGGAATCACAAGCTGTCACGAATAAATCTTTCACTCATCACAATCATCAAATTGATCCAT CAGGTCCAGACACAACAGAACTATGCCTCCCTGCAAGTTGTGATGGTCAATCAGAAAATTCTGCCTTAGATTCTTCAATTGAAAATAGAATGCG GTCTGGTACAACCGAAACGACTGAGAATTCAGATGACACAAATACTTTGTATCGttctactaaattttaa